One genomic region from Bacillus sp. SLBN-46 encodes:
- a CDS encoding PilN domain-containing protein has protein sequence MLVEINLLPQKEPKKFSFIILIAGLLALFILIGGYYFWQTQSINAEIASLNKQITMTKKIADKEQKNSDTVASTSSVGQLKSAIEWASDYSLQTVPVMQHLTSLLPERGFIQSFAYTEAGTVTLTVQFDSAREAAYFLDSLHESKWIDEASLNSLSTTQSESETTAANATAASNSTSTTTNPTTSANQTTTATTTVEGQNNPTVGTSDQTAQSNTATTTNQTSVTTATTNSTIKKSTNYLPRYTGQFEIKFNKEEIKKSTKNSKMDGEGVKGS, from the coding sequence ATGCTAGTTGAAATTAACCTGCTTCCACAGAAGGAACCGAAAAAATTTAGCTTTATAATACTGATTGCAGGACTACTTGCGTTATTCATTCTCATTGGTGGCTATTATTTTTGGCAAACCCAATCCATAAACGCCGAGATAGCATCTTTAAATAAACAAATTACGATGACCAAAAAGATTGCTGATAAAGAACAGAAAAACAGTGATACAGTGGCATCTACTAGTTCTGTGGGTCAATTGAAAAGTGCCATTGAGTGGGCAAGTGACTATTCTCTTCAAACAGTACCAGTCATGCAGCACTTAACATCGTTATTACCAGAACGTGGCTTTATCCAATCCTTTGCCTATACTGAAGCCGGAACCGTTACGCTTACGGTTCAATTTGATAGTGCTAGAGAGGCAGCCTACTTTTTAGATAGTTTACACGAGTCTAAATGGATTGATGAGGCGAGTCTTAACTCACTATCAACCACACAATCTGAATCAGAAACTACTGCTGCTAATGCTACTGCAGCTTCAAATAGCACATCAACTACAACGAATCCGACAACAAGTGCTAATCAGACAACAACAGCTACAACAACTGTTGAGGGGCAGAACAACCCGACAGTTGGGACATCCGACCAAACTGCACAAAGCAACACAGCAACTACAACCAATCAGACGAGTGTAACAACTGCAACAACAAATTCAACAATAAAGAAGTCTACCAACTATCTTCCTCGTTATACAGGACAGTTTGAAATTAAGTTCAACAAGGAAGAAATCAAGAAAAGTACGAAGAATAGCAAGATGGATGGGGAAGGAGTGAAGGGCTCATGA
- a CDS encoding Maf family protein codes for MQNLILASSSPRRKELLENLRLTFAVSSSEADESFDPTLSPEEVVMELAERKAQAVFKDNQEAFVIGSDTIVFANNQILGKPADEAEAVRMLKTLSGCQHEVFTGVSIVSPTSKTRFYEKTEVWFWELTEDEIRSYVKSGEPLDKAGAYGIQQLGSMLVKKINGDYFAVVGLPVARTIRELSKAGYQLPY; via the coding sequence ATGCAGAACCTCATTTTAGCCTCTTCTTCTCCACGGCGAAAAGAACTTCTAGAAAATCTCCGCTTAACATTCGCAGTCTCAAGCAGTGAAGCAGACGAAAGCTTTGACCCCACACTCTCCCCAGAGGAAGTAGTAATGGAGTTAGCCGAACGAAAGGCACAAGCTGTGTTTAAGGACAATCAAGAGGCCTTTGTTATCGGTTCGGACACGATTGTTTTTGCGAATAATCAAATTTTAGGAAAGCCAGCTGATGAAGCAGAAGCCGTTCGTATGCTGAAAACTCTTTCAGGGTGTCAGCATGAAGTGTTTACAGGTGTTTCAATAGTGTCTCCAACGAGCAAGACCCGTTTCTATGAAAAAACAGAAGTATGGTTTTGGGAGTTAACGGAGGACGAAATCCGTTCATATGTGAAAAGTGGTGAACCGCTTGATAAAGCAGGTGCCTATGGAATTCAACAGCTCGGAAGTATGCTTGTCAAAAAAATAAATGGAGATTATTTTGCGGTTGTCGGTCTGCCAGTAGCAAGGACAATCAGAGAACTAAGTAAGGCAGGCTACCAGTTACCGTATTAA
- the radC gene encoding DNA repair protein RadC yields the protein MSTDTLMIRDFPQDERPRERFIQHGPQSLSNHELIAILLRTGTKDESVLQLSNRLLNHFEGLRLLKGATLEEITEIKGIGSAKAIQILAAVEIGRRISNLSFNDRYVIRSPEDGAKYVMNDMRFLSQEHFVCLYLNTKNQVIHKQTVFIGSLNASIVHPREVFREALKRSAASIIALHNHPSGDPTPSREDIEVTKRLVECGKIIGIDLLDHLIIGENKFVSLKEKGYL from the coding sequence ATGTCAACTGATACATTAATGATTCGCGATTTTCCACAAGATGAAAGGCCACGGGAACGTTTTATTCAACACGGACCACAAAGCTTATCTAATCATGAACTAATTGCAATTCTGCTAAGGACTGGAACAAAGGATGAATCCGTCCTGCAATTGTCGAATCGTCTGTTGAACCATTTTGAGGGCTTACGGCTATTAAAAGGCGCTACGTTAGAAGAGATAACCGAAATTAAAGGAATAGGTTCAGCAAAGGCCATTCAAATTTTAGCAGCGGTAGAAATTGGCAGACGGATTTCCAACCTATCCTTTAATGACCGCTATGTAATCCGCTCCCCAGAGGATGGAGCCAAGTATGTCATGAATGATATGCGCTTTTTATCGCAGGAACATTTTGTTTGTTTATATTTAAATACAAAAAATCAGGTCATTCATAAACAAACGGTTTTTATCGGCAGCTTAAATGCTTCGATTGTTCATCCACGCGAGGTTTTTCGCGAGGCATTAAAGCGCTCCGCTGCGAGCATCATAGCTCTTCATAACCATCCTTCCGGGGACCCCACACCAAGCCGCGAGGATATTGAAGTGACTAAGAGATTGGTTGAGTGCGGAAAAATTATTGGGATTGACCTTCTTGACCATTTAATCATTGGTGAAAATAAGTTTGTGAGTTTAAAGGAAAAAGGGTATTTATAA
- a CDS encoding rod shape-determining protein — MFGIRSRDLGIDLGTANTLVYVKGKGIVLREPSVVAMQTDTKNIVAVGNDAKNMIGRTPGNVVALRPMKDGVIADFETTASMMKHHIRQAQKSNNPFSGKPYVMVCVPSGITAVEERAVIDATRQAGAKDAYTIEEPFAAAIGANLPVWEPTGSMVVDIGGGTTEVAIISLGGIVTSQSIRVAGDEMDDSVISYIRKNYNLMIGERTAESIKMEIGSAGIPEGIDNMEIRGRDLLTGLPKTIEITAKEIATALNDTVYAIVEAVKNTLEKTPPELAADIMDRGIVLTGGGALLRNLDKVISEETKMPVLIAENPLDCVAIGTGKALDHIHLFKNKAKDSR, encoded by the coding sequence ATGTTTGGAATTAGATCAAGAGACCTTGGAATTGACTTGGGTACAGCGAATACCCTCGTATATGTAAAAGGAAAAGGAATTGTTTTGCGTGAGCCATCAGTAGTTGCCATGCAGACAGATACAAAAAATATCGTCGCAGTTGGTAATGATGCGAAAAATATGATCGGACGGACACCAGGGAATGTGGTTGCTCTAAGACCGATGAAGGACGGGGTAATTGCTGATTTTGAAACAACGGCATCAATGATGAAGCACCATATTCGTCAGGCCCAAAAAAGTAATAATCCTTTTTCAGGAAAGCCATATGTTATGGTTTGTGTGCCTTCAGGTATAACTGCGGTTGAGGAGCGGGCTGTGATTGACGCGACAAGACAAGCTGGTGCGAAGGATGCTTACACCATTGAAGAACCATTCGCAGCTGCGATTGGTGCGAACCTACCTGTTTGGGAGCCAACTGGTAGTATGGTCGTTGATATTGGTGGAGGAACTACTGAAGTTGCGATTATCTCTTTAGGAGGAATCGTGACAAGCCAATCGATTCGCGTGGCTGGAGACGAAATGGATGATAGCGTTATTTCGTATATCCGCAAGAATTATAATTTAATGATTGGGGAGCGTACTGCGGAATCCATCAAAATGGAAATTGGTTCAGCAGGTATACCGGAAGGAATCGACAACATGGAAATTCGCGGACGTGATTTATTAACAGGTCTGCCGAAAACCATTGAAATCACGGCAAAAGAAATTGCCACCGCATTAAATGACACGGTCTACGCGATTGTAGAGGCTGTAAAAAATACATTAGAAAAAACACCACCTGAGCTTGCAGCGGATATTATGGACCGCGGTATTGTATTAACGGGTGGAGGTGCGCTTCTGCGCAATTTGGACAAGGTTATTAGTGAAGAGACCAAAATGCCAGTCCTTATTGCTGAAAATCCACTCGATTGCGTTGCAATTGGGACAGGAAAAGCGTTAGATCATATTCATTTATTTAAAAACAAAGCGAAAGACTCAAGATAA
- the mreC gene encoding rod shape-determining protein MreC produces the protein MPQFFLNKRLIILLVSIIVLVALIGFSLREREKLTWPEQFIKDTAGWVQSLVSKPTNYVAGFFENLQDLSNTYEENKELKSRIENLVSLEAEVQELKKDNKELRDVLGEKETLRDLKPLPATVIGRNPDRWHEMIIIDKGNLQGVKKNMAVVTASGLIGKVKSVTQFSSTVQLLSAMDPKNRISAIVQGTTDVYGLVEGYDKEKKLLMVKAIPSSAKIEKGQTVITSGLGGIFPKGLMIGKVVEVNPDQYGLNQTALVKPGADFYDIKTVMVTKRLMAEPNQNDLTGGKEEGS, from the coding sequence ATGCCACAGTTCTTCTTGAATAAACGACTGATTATTTTGCTTGTCAGCATTATTGTTCTCGTGGCATTGATTGGGTTTTCTTTAAGGGAGAGAGAGAAACTTACCTGGCCGGAACAATTTATTAAAGATACAGCCGGCTGGGTTCAATCCCTGGTTTCAAAGCCTACCAACTATGTTGCCGGCTTTTTTGAAAATCTCCAGGACTTAAGTAATACATATGAAGAGAATAAAGAATTAAAATCACGGATTGAAAATCTTGTCAGCCTTGAAGCAGAAGTTCAAGAACTGAAAAAAGACAACAAAGAATTGCGTGACGTTCTCGGTGAAAAAGAGACCCTGAGAGATTTGAAACCACTTCCAGCTACAGTTATTGGTAGAAATCCTGATCGTTGGCATGAAATGATTATTATCGACAAAGGTAATCTACAAGGAGTTAAGAAAAATATGGCTGTTGTTACGGCAAGCGGGTTGATTGGAAAGGTTAAGAGTGTAACTCAATTCAGTTCAACCGTACAGCTGTTAAGTGCAATGGACCCTAAGAATCGGATTTCCGCTATTGTTCAAGGAACTACCGATGTGTACGGACTTGTTGAAGGCTATGACAAAGAGAAAAAATTACTTATGGTGAAGGCGATTCCTTCTAGTGCGAAAATTGAAAAAGGCCAGACGGTAATTACTTCTGGCTTAGGTGGTATTTTCCCTAAAGGATTAATGATTGGGAAAGTAGTAGAAGTAAATCCGGATCAGTATGGTCTAAACCAAACTGCACTTGTCAAACCAGGTGCCGATTTCTATGACATCAAGACAGTGATGGTTACGAAGAGACTTATGGCCGAGCCAAATCAAAATGATTTAACCGGTGGGAAGGAGGAAGGATCGTGA
- the mreD gene encoding rod shape-determining protein MreD yields the protein MKKFLLPLLFLFLLIFESIFVQYLPDGILGKDRILVPHFLFVALLFLTIFVGKKKGVIYAAIFGLLFDVVYVEIIGIYLFLYPFISYLVSKIMHIMQANFIIAFLVSLFAVALLEVGVYEMDYLIHVTNLDFMSFLTLRFYPTLILNAAFIILAGYPLKRFFEKHLESLRDE from the coding sequence GTGAAAAAATTCCTTCTTCCTCTTTTGTTTCTATTTTTATTGATTTTTGAAAGTATCTTTGTTCAATACTTACCAGATGGCATTTTGGGTAAGGATCGAATCCTTGTACCGCACTTTCTTTTTGTAGCACTGTTGTTCTTAACGATTTTTGTGGGTAAAAAGAAAGGTGTCATTTATGCAGCTATTTTCGGGCTGTTGTTTGATGTGGTTTACGTAGAAATTATTGGAATTTATTTATTTCTCTATCCATTCATTTCGTATCTTGTATCTAAAATCATGCACATCATGCAGGCGAATTTTATCATTGCCTTCCTCGTTTCCCTTTTCGCTGTTGCATTATTAGAGGTGGGTGTCTATGAAATGGATTATTTAATCCATGTGACAAACCTTGATTTTATGAGTTTTCTTACTTTGCGTTTTTATCCAACCCTTATATTAAATGCGGCTTTTATTATCTTAGCAGGCTATCCTTTAAAGAGATTCTTTGAAAAGCATTTGGAATCGTTACGAGATGAATAA
- the minC gene encoding septum site-determining protein MinC: MKKRQNVTIKGTKEGLVLHLDDKCSYDDLKKELDQKLSANLRTQDDRHLISVKVEIGNRYITEEQREELKHLIRQKKNLVVDDIVSNVITKVEAERLKAEAGIMTVSRIIRSGQVLETSGDLLLIGDVNPGGTVVAGGNIFIMGTLKGVAHAGCFGNEQAVIAASSMKPSQLRISDCINRSPDSVKTSENREMECAYIDDNRQIIVDRLQALIHLRPDLTRLEGGH, translated from the coding sequence ATGAAAAAACGGCAAAATGTTACAATAAAAGGAACGAAGGAAGGTCTCGTCCTTCATCTTGATGATAAGTGTTCTTACGACGATTTAAAAAAAGAACTGGATCAGAAGCTTTCGGCGAATTTAAGAACACAGGATGACCGCCACTTAATTTCTGTTAAAGTTGAAATTGGGAATCGGTATATTACGGAAGAACAACGAGAAGAACTAAAGCACTTAATTCGACAGAAAAAGAATTTAGTTGTGGATGATATTGTTTCAAATGTCATCACAAAAGTGGAAGCAGAACGATTAAAGGCAGAAGCGGGGATTATGACTGTATCTAGAATCATTCGTTCGGGCCAAGTTCTTGAAACTTCAGGCGATCTGCTGTTGATTGGTGATGTGAATCCTGGTGGGACCGTCGTTGCAGGCGGTAATATCTTCATTATGGGGACCTTAAAGGGTGTAGCTCATGCAGGTTGTTTCGGAAATGAACAAGCCGTGATAGCGGCATCAAGCATGAAACCATCACAGCTTAGAATTAGCGATTGCATCAATCGTTCGCCTGATTCCGTAAAAACTAGCGAAAATCGCGAAATGGAATGTGCTTATATAGATGATAATCGACAAATTATCGTTGATAGATTACAAGCTTTAATTCATTTAAGGCCAGATTTAACTAGATTAGAAGGGGGACATTAA
- the minD gene encoding septum site-determining protein MinD: protein MGEAIVITSGKGGVGKTTTSANIGTSLALQGKKVCLVDTDIGLRNLDVVMGLENRIIYDLVDVVEKRCKIHQALVKDKRFDGLLYLLPAAQTVDKSAVKPEQMKELITELKQDYDYIIIDCPAGIEQGFQNAVAGADKAIVVTTPEVSAVRDADRIIGLLEKQRNMEPPKLVVNRIRNHMMKSGDMLEIDEITQHLSIELIGIVADDEEVIKASNHGEPIALNPNSKASIAYRNIARRILGESIPLQPLDEVNKGVFTKLKKFFGVR from the coding sequence GTGGGAGAAGCAATAGTAATTACTTCTGGCAAGGGCGGCGTTGGTAAAACAACGACATCCGCAAATATTGGGACGTCTTTGGCCCTTCAAGGAAAAAAAGTATGCTTAGTGGATACAGACATCGGTCTTCGAAACTTAGATGTCGTAATGGGGCTTGAAAACAGAATCATTTATGATCTAGTCGATGTAGTAGAAAAAAGATGTAAAATTCATCAGGCGTTAGTAAAGGACAAACGATTTGATGGATTATTATATCTACTTCCCGCTGCGCAAACCGTTGATAAATCGGCGGTTAAACCAGAACAAATGAAAGAGCTTATTACAGAATTAAAGCAGGACTATGATTATATAATTATTGATTGCCCCGCTGGTATCGAACAAGGATTCCAGAATGCAGTGGCAGGAGCAGATAAGGCGATTGTTGTCACAACACCAGAAGTATCTGCGGTACGTGACGCGGACCGTATTATTGGTCTCTTAGAAAAACAAAGAAACATGGAGCCTCCAAAATTAGTGGTCAACCGCATTCGTAATCATATGATGAAGAGCGGGGACATGCTGGAGATTGATGAAATTACCCAGCATTTATCTATTGAGTTGATTGGAATTGTTGCGGATGATGAAGAGGTAATTAAAGCATCAAATCACGGAGAACCTATTGCCCTTAATCCAAACAGCAAAGCATCGATTGCCTATCGAAATATTGCTAGAAGAATTCTAGGCGAATCGATTCCATTGCAACCACTAGATGAAGTAAACAAAGGCGTCTTCACCAAACTTAAGAAGTTCTTCGGAGTTAGATAA
- a CDS encoding peptidoglycan DD-metalloendopeptidase family protein has product MARSTPEEIRRRIAKRKKDMGSTTATKGPERPERQIAWPGDDDDKYGFNYTGSSKNSNGDDGHPLFKKEVFFFKILASILLFLVVAILFRNQTATFDPVRDYVTSAMDKDFKFATVSNWYEDKFGKPLALLPFSEGDKTDKKEEVVQTEFSVPAMGKILENFEKNGQGIMIETGKGAPVQSINGGVVTFAGVKEGIGKTVIIQHSDETETWYGNLDEIKVNLYEYIDKRTVVGTVSTSTGEDKTKGKYYFAIKKGDDFIDPIQVIRFE; this is encoded by the coding sequence ATGGCGCGGTCTACACCGGAGGAAATACGGCGACGAATCGCTAAAAGAAAAAAAGATATGGGTTCAACAACAGCAACAAAAGGTCCCGAACGTCCAGAACGTCAAATCGCTTGGCCTGGTGATGATGATGACAAATATGGATTTAATTATACGGGTAGCTCCAAAAATAGCAACGGAGACGACGGACATCCGTTATTTAAAAAAGAAGTGTTCTTCTTCAAAATATTGGCTTCCATCCTCCTTTTTCTCGTGGTAGCCATTCTGTTTCGCAACCAGACAGCGACTTTTGATCCAGTAAGGGATTATGTGACCAGTGCAATGGACAAGGACTTTAAATTTGCTACTGTTTCAAATTGGTACGAAGATAAGTTCGGCAAACCCTTAGCACTTCTGCCTTTCTCAGAGGGAGATAAAACAGACAAAAAAGAAGAAGTGGTCCAAACAGAATTTTCTGTCCCAGCCATGGGTAAGATCCTCGAAAACTTTGAAAAAAATGGCCAAGGAATCATGATTGAAACAGGTAAAGGAGCGCCAGTCCAATCCATTAACGGTGGGGTAGTCACCTTTGCAGGAGTAAAAGAGGGGATTGGAAAAACCGTCATCATCCAGCATTCAGATGAAACGGAAACATGGTATGGAAACTTAGACGAAATAAAAGTAAACCTATACGAATATATCGACAAGAGAACCGTTGTTGGAACAGTTTCCACTTCAACGGGTGAAGATAAAACAAAAGGGAAATATTACTTTGCCATTAAAAAAGGCGATGATTTTATCGACCCAATCCAGGTGATCCGTTTTGAATAG
- a CDS encoding M50 family metallopeptidase has protein sequence MNRAISLLRQVHIHPLLWIIIAISIATAHFLEVCLLLGIIFIHEMGHAAAASFFSWRIKKISLLPFGGVAEMDEHGNRPLKEELIVVVAGPLQHLWMMGVAYLLLSFSLISEDLFQLFINYNLMIFIFNLFPVWPLDGGKLVFLLLSLKHSFPSAHRLTLILSFLSLGLFSFLILLIAPSHINVWVIIAFLAFSLYHEWKQRRFIFMRFLLERYYGKKSNPSALKPIQANEHDLLIHVLEKFQRGCKHPIIVEAAGKEKGILDENELLHAYFTDKRLTDKISDLLFLY, from the coding sequence TTGAATAGAGCCATTTCATTACTCAGACAAGTTCATATCCACCCCTTGCTGTGGATTATCATTGCTATATCTATCGCGACCGCACATTTCCTTGAAGTTTGCTTGCTGCTAGGGATCATTTTTATACATGAAATGGGGCATGCAGCGGCAGCTTCTTTTTTTTCATGGAGAATCAAAAAAATCTCCCTTCTCCCCTTTGGCGGGGTGGCAGAGATGGATGAACACGGCAATCGTCCATTAAAGGAAGAATTAATTGTGGTGGTAGCTGGACCGCTTCAGCATCTTTGGATGATGGGAGTAGCTTACCTCTTACTTTCGTTCTCGTTGATATCTGAAGACCTATTTCAGCTCTTTATCAACTACAACTTAATGATTTTTATTTTTAATCTTTTTCCAGTTTGGCCGCTTGATGGGGGTAAGCTGGTGTTTTTACTGCTCTCATTAAAACACTCCTTTCCGAGTGCACACAGGCTGACACTTATCCTTTCCTTTTTAAGTTTGGGTCTTTTTTCATTCCTAATCTTATTAATTGCGCCATCACATATCAACGTATGGGTTATTATCGCCTTCCTAGCATTTTCTCTTTACCATGAATGGAAGCAGCGGCGCTTTATTTTTATGAGATTTTTATTAGAACGCTATTATGGAAAAAAATCGAATCCAAGTGCCTTAAAGCCTATACAGGCGAATGAGCATGATTTATTGATCCACGTTTTAGAAAAATTTCAACGAGGCTGCAAACATCCAATTATAGTGGAAGCAGCGGGGAAAGAAAAAGGAATCTTAGATGAAAATGAACTTTTACATGCGTACTTTACAGATAAACGATTAACAGATAAAATCAGCGACCTTCTATTTTTATATTGA
- a CDS encoding Rne/Rng family ribonuclease, giving the protein METLLINYTTREKRLAYLRNNRVENIIIDRPGNQSLVGNIYFGTVTKVLPGMNAVFIDIGEEKNAYLHRDQLPSYVQSAEKQQNVTSFVHQGEKMLVLVDKDATGTKGPKVTGIIEIHGNHLIYMPTGRYVAVSKKIADDKQNITLRKLGSSLKTEEEGIIFRTSSMTCTKAEIEEELMVLRQQYQELLQQASHLKKPGLLSQKDTFMEMVLERVAAMETGEVMVDDLTVKKLLEQNNPHLKITFYNGKENLFSVNKVEHEIDKALKRIVWLDHGSYLIFDETEALTIIDVNTGKFSGKTDYQDTVLKTNQFAAKEIVRQLRLRDIGGIVLIDFIDMKREKDKQSILSLMELELSRDEKRTKIIGFTPLGILQITRKKTKVSISEALQEKCPVCEGTGRILSAETVAFRLERELLEHRHADFEAILVETTEEVKAALLGENEAHKDVLEDLLRVNLYFSIQASERHYYQLKQFGTIQEISQRAMDYS; this is encoded by the coding sequence TTGGAAACACTACTTATCAACTACACAACGCGGGAAAAGAGGTTGGCCTATCTCAGAAATAACCGTGTTGAAAATATCATCATTGACCGACCAGGTAATCAATCACTGGTCGGTAATATTTATTTTGGGACCGTTACGAAGGTACTTCCAGGCATGAATGCAGTGTTCATCGATATTGGTGAGGAAAAAAATGCCTATTTACACCGAGATCAGCTGCCTTCGTATGTACAGTCCGCTGAAAAACAACAGAACGTCACCTCATTTGTTCACCAGGGAGAGAAAATGCTCGTTCTGGTGGATAAGGATGCAACAGGCACAAAAGGTCCTAAAGTGACGGGGATTATTGAAATACATGGAAACCATCTGATTTATATGCCTACCGGTCGCTATGTGGCAGTTAGTAAAAAAATTGCAGATGATAAGCAAAACATTACCCTTCGAAAATTAGGCAGCAGCCTGAAAACGGAGGAAGAGGGAATCATTTTTCGGACGTCCAGCATGACCTGTACGAAAGCGGAGATTGAAGAGGAATTGATGGTACTACGTCAACAATACCAGGAATTGCTCCAGCAAGCATCACACCTTAAGAAGCCAGGCCTCCTATCTCAGAAAGATACCTTTATGGAAATGGTACTAGAACGAGTGGCCGCCATGGAGACAGGTGAAGTAATGGTAGACGATTTGACTGTTAAGAAGCTGCTTGAACAGAACAATCCGCACCTTAAAATTACTTTTTACAATGGAAAAGAAAATCTTTTCTCCGTCAATAAGGTAGAGCATGAAATTGACAAAGCACTCAAACGGATTGTCTGGCTGGATCATGGTTCCTATCTTATTTTTGACGAAACCGAAGCTCTAACCATAATTGATGTAAATACGGGGAAGTTTTCTGGAAAAACGGATTATCAAGATACTGTGTTAAAAACGAATCAGTTCGCCGCTAAAGAAATTGTCAGACAGCTGCGGCTTCGTGATATCGGTGGAATTGTACTAATCGATTTTATTGATATGAAGCGTGAAAAGGACAAGCAATCGATTCTCTCCCTAATGGAATTAGAGCTATCAAGGGATGAAAAAAGAACAAAGATAATCGGATTTACTCCACTTGGCATTCTTCAAATCACTAGGAAGAAGACGAAGGTAAGTATTTCTGAGGCATTACAAGAGAAGTGTCCGGTTTGTGAGGGGACGGGGCGGATTCTCAGCGCTGAAACGGTGGCTTTTCGATTAGAAAGAGAGCTGCTAGAGCACCGTCATGCTGATTTCGAAGCCATTCTAGTTGAGACAACAGAAGAGGTAAAGGCCGCACTCTTAGGCGAAAATGAGGCGCATAAAGATGTGTTAGAAGACCTGTTACGGGTTAACTTATATTTTTCTATACAAGCCTCTGAACGGCATTATTATCAATTAAAGCAGTTCGGTACAATACAGGAGATTTCTCAACGAGCAATGGATTATTCGTAA
- the rplU gene encoding 50S ribosomal protein L21, translating into MYAIIETGGKQLKVEEGQAIYIEKLDVEAGETVTFDKVLFVGGETVKVGSPVVAGATVTAKVEKQGRAKKIIVFKYKAKKNNRKKQGHRQPYTKVIIEKINA; encoded by the coding sequence ATGTACGCAATTATCGAAACTGGCGGTAAGCAATTGAAAGTCGAAGAAGGCCAAGCTATCTACATCGAGAAATTAGATGTTGAAGCTGGTGAGACTGTTACTTTTGACAAAGTTCTTTTCGTTGGCGGTGAAACTGTAAAAGTTGGAAGTCCTGTTGTTGCAGGCGCTACTGTTACAGCTAAAGTTGAAAAACAAGGCCGTGCGAAGAAAATCATTGTTTTCAAGTACAAAGCGAAGAAAAACAATCGTAAGAAGCAAGGTCATCGTCAACCTTACACTAAAGTAATCATCGAAAAAATCAACGCGTAA
- a CDS encoding ribosomal-processing cysteine protease Prp: MIGITIYRTESGKIQSFELSGHALFADRGKDIVCAGVSAVSVGAINAVHELTGVTPDLEHRADGFLRCVIPEELPEDVYEKIQILLEGMAVSLRSIEETYGEHIKITFKKQEVE, encoded by the coding sequence ATGATAGGTATTACTATTTATCGTACTGAATCCGGAAAAATTCAATCATTCGAACTAAGCGGTCATGCCTTGTTCGCGGATCGTGGAAAAGATATCGTCTGTGCAGGCGTATCCGCCGTGTCCGTTGGTGCTATCAATGCGGTGCACGAGCTTACCGGCGTTACTCCAGACCTTGAACATCGGGCAGATGGCTTTCTCCGCTGCGTTATCCCGGAAGAACTTCCGGAGGACGTATATGAGAAAATCCAGATTCTTCTCGAAGGAATGGCTGTCTCATTACGATCGATTGAAGAAACATACGGAGAGCACATAAAAATTACCTTCAAAAAGCAGGAGGTGGAATAA
- the rpmA gene encoding 50S ribosomal protein L27 has protein sequence MLLKLDLQLFASKKGVGSTKNGRDSIAKRLGAKRADGQFVTGGSILYRQRGTKIYPGENVGRGGDDTLFAKVDGVVKFERFGRDRKKVSVYPVAQEA, from the coding sequence ATGTTATTAAAATTAGATCTTCAGTTGTTTGCATCTAAAAAGGGTGTAGGTTCTACAAAGAACGGACGTGACTCTATCGCAAAGCGCCTTGGTGCTAAGCGTGCAGACGGACAATTTGTAACTGGTGGTTCAATCCTTTACCGTCAACGCGGTACAAAGATTTACCCAGGTGAAAACGTTGGCCGTGGAGGCGACGACACTCTTTTTGCAAAAGTTGACGGCGTTGTGAAATTTGAACGTTTCGGTCGTGATCGCAAAAAAGTGAGCGTTTATCCAGTAGCTCAAGAAGCTTAA